A genomic stretch from Oreochromis aureus strain Israel breed Guangdong linkage group 17, ZZ_aureus, whole genome shotgun sequence includes:
- the nphs2 gene encoding podocin isoform X1 has translation MEKPSNHPPRSRMMPRKERDRGASEAPRRSPQRKPKVDQLSEASLVRKEKLGKHVGKMEQETEVKLKSTVVDIDSVRDNEVKDENVGLLEAAEQEDSLKHKLGVCEWLLMVFVLALVLLFFPLSIWFCVKVVREHERAVIFRLGHLLRGKPRGPGLFFHLPLLDVCYKVDIRLKMLKVPPHVVVTKDLVRPELSAVCYYQIENVALCSSAVSGLTAVLQSLVQAAVRDVLAQQTFSHVLLHRRKIGEQIQATVDSFACRWGIRVERADIDELSFPAELQQSLAAAAEAKKQQQIKVKAAESEMAAWDGFRASFRHLQPALVLPFPPSLNSDVSPLPPPPPPCVEGDSGVSPEEPDTDSPMM, from the exons ATGGAGAAGCCCTCCAATCACCCACCAAGATCCAGAATGATGCCCAGGAAGGAGAGGGACAGGGGAGCCTCAGAGGCTCCAAGGAGGAGTCCTCAGAGGAAACCCAAGGTGGATCAGCTCTCTGAAGCATCATTGGTGAGGAAAGAGAAGCTGGGGAAGCATGTGGGGAAGATGGAGCAAGAGACAGAAGTGAAGTTGAAATCAACAGTGGTGGACATAGACAGTGTGAGAGACAATGAAGTCAAGGATGAGAATGTGGGGCTCCTGGAAGCAGCAGAGCAGGAGGACA GTCTGAAGCACAAGCTGGGAGTCTGTGAGTGGCTGCTGATGGTCTTTGTCTTGGCTCTGGTTCTCCTCTTCTTCCCTCTTTCCATCTGGTTCTGTGTCAAA GTAGTGAGGGAACACGAAAGAGCTGTGATCTTCAGACTGGGTCACCTACTGCGTGGAAAACCCAGAGGACCAG gCCTTTTTTTCCACCTCCCGCTTCTCGACGTGTGTTACAAAGTTGACATCCGACTGAAGATGTTGAAGGTTCCTCCTCACGTG GTGGTGACAAAGGACTTGGTGAGGCCGGAGCTGAGCGCGGTGTGTTATTACCAGATAGAGAACGTGGCACTGTGCAGCTCGGCTGTATCCGGTCTGACCGCAGTGCTGCAGAGTCTGGTCCAGGCAGCAGTCAGAGACGTTCTGGCCCAGCAAACATTCAGCCATGTCCTGCTGCACAGGCGGAAGATTGGGGAGCAGATACAAGCAACGGTCGACTCCTTCGCTTGTCGCTGGGGCATCAGGGTGGAGAGGGCAGACAT AGACGAGCTCAGTTTTCCTGCGGAGCTGCAGCAGAGCCTGGCTGCTGCCGCCGAGGccaagaagcagcagcagatcaAA gtgaaagcagcagaaagtgagaTGGCTGCCTGGGATGGATTTCGGGCTTCCTTCCGTCACCTTCAACCTGCCTTGGTCCTGCCTTTCCCTCCGAGCCTCAACTCCGACGTGTCACCCCtacctccccctcctcccccatgcGTGGAGGGGGACAGCGGGGTGTCACCTGAGGAGCCAGACACAGACTCGCCAATGATGTGA
- the nphs2 gene encoding podocin isoform X2 has product MKSRMRMWGSWKQQSRRTVSLKHKLGVCEWLLMVFVLALVLLFFPLSIWFCVKVVREHERAVIFRLGHLLRGKPRGPGLFFHLPLLDVCYKVDIRLKMLKVPPHVVVTKDLVRPELSAVCYYQIENVALCSSAVSGLTAVLQSLVQAAVRDVLAQQTFSHVLLHRRKIGEQIQATVDSFACRWGIRVERADIDELSFPAELQQSLAAAAEAKKQQQIKVKAAESEMAAWDGFRASFRHLQPALVLPFPPSLNSDVSPLPPPPPPCVEGDSGVSPEEPDTDSPMM; this is encoded by the exons ATGAAGTCAAGGATGAGAATGTGGGGCTCCTGGAAGCAGCAGAGCAGGAGGACAGTga GTCTGAAGCACAAGCTGGGAGTCTGTGAGTGGCTGCTGATGGTCTTTGTCTTGGCTCTGGTTCTCCTCTTCTTCCCTCTTTCCATCTGGTTCTGTGTCAAA GTAGTGAGGGAACACGAAAGAGCTGTGATCTTCAGACTGGGTCACCTACTGCGTGGAAAACCCAGAGGACCAG gCCTTTTTTTCCACCTCCCGCTTCTCGACGTGTGTTACAAAGTTGACATCCGACTGAAGATGTTGAAGGTTCCTCCTCACGTG GTGGTGACAAAGGACTTGGTGAGGCCGGAGCTGAGCGCGGTGTGTTATTACCAGATAGAGAACGTGGCACTGTGCAGCTCGGCTGTATCCGGTCTGACCGCAGTGCTGCAGAGTCTGGTCCAGGCAGCAGTCAGAGACGTTCTGGCCCAGCAAACATTCAGCCATGTCCTGCTGCACAGGCGGAAGATTGGGGAGCAGATACAAGCAACGGTCGACTCCTTCGCTTGTCGCTGGGGCATCAGGGTGGAGAGGGCAGACAT AGACGAGCTCAGTTTTCCTGCGGAGCTGCAGCAGAGCCTGGCTGCTGCCGCCGAGGccaagaagcagcagcagatcaAA gtgaaagcagcagaaagtgagaTGGCTGCCTGGGATGGATTTCGGGCTTCCTTCCGTCACCTTCAACCTGCCTTGGTCCTGCCTTTCCCTCCGAGCCTCAACTCCGACGTGTCACCCCtacctccccctcctcccccatgcGTGGAGGGGGACAGCGGGGTGTCACCTGAGGAGCCAGACACAGACTCGCCAATGATGTGA